A window of Periophthalmus magnuspinnatus isolate fPerMag1 chromosome 21, fPerMag1.2.pri, whole genome shotgun sequence genomic DNA:
TCATGATAGCTATTTCACAATACAAACCAGAAAACACTCACTTCAGACACTGACTGAGGACCATAagagttttgcttttttttttcccattattTTGGCAACAATTCCTATGCACCTATTGTCTGTCAAGTCTAAAATGAtatctttctgtattttacATACAGAGAtatcacatcttcataaagtattgcaGTGTATATTCTGGATCCAAGGCAAATGGAAAAAGCCAGGCAACATTAGATACAGCATATCATATTGACATCAGTGTGTAATTTAAACCCAAAACCACTACTCCACAAAGCAATCATCTATATGGAATTCACAAAAAATACCTGTTTTAATTCATCAGTTAGTTTATGTTACTTTCACAACTATAAAAGATGGCACACATTTGGTAGAAAACACTAATATTGCCGAATTAGCACACAACACAGCCacacttgtttttctttctcaggCTGCTatgttctgtgtttttctgcGTTATATCATTTTCCGTGGCACTGTCATGACTTGGTGATGTGACATTAGACGTTGTATTTGATGAGCTGCCTGATCTTTCAGGAGACTCCGGAGGAAAAGTCATGCTATGCTCCTTTTTCACAGTTATGACATCATTGTTAACAATATCTACAGTTACTGCATTCTTAACCCTTTTATCCACTTTGACTTTAACCCCGCCCCCAGCACCTGATAAAAAGTCGGTAACGTTTGCCCTCTGCTGTGCATCCATTTCAGACAGACTGTACGCCATCGCCATCTGCAGGTCTTCATCGTCCTCATCATCAAGACCATCTCTCACACGGTCGCTGTAGTTAAAGTACGCACCGGAGCTGAACGAGCGGTTTGTAGTAGCAGAAGGATGACTGCCCTGAGAGCGTTCAGAGAAGTTGGAAGGTCTCTGTTGGATCTGTGGGTTTTGTGGATGACCCTCTCTTTTGCTCAGCTCCAGGGCAAGAGCCATCTCATCCTCCACACCTGCAACAACAAACATACAGCCAGGACTGAGAAGATGAGCCTAAACAATTTTCCGCATTGtggtcatttttgtctttgatgataatgatatgattttgaatCACGTATCTACTAAAACCCAATTCTGAAGATATAATTAGCTATTAATAACTAGGCTATTTAAGGCATTTATCGTGCAATAGTGATGGATGATACCAGTGATTTTTGTCTCGATTCGATACTAGGTGTTATCATGGCAAGGACATTATTTTGATATTGTTCTGACACTGatgacatttgtttttgaatgttttataattCCTCTTCTATAAAAAATGGCAGCTATCATTATCTTTGTACCACACCTGCTTGAACAGAtctataaatgtaatatatatgcagattaataaaaatatatacacttcATACCAATATTTTCATACTGAACAACACTATTGTGTAATAATCATTTTCAGTGTTGTTGTACACATACGAAAAGGATGACAAATTACCATTTATGATAACTGACTTCAAAACGCCATCCTCCTCAATTTCCACTCTTTCCTGTCCATTTTCCTTGATCCTAAAAGCAAAAATGGTTCAAATTACAACTTGTGTACATTATCAACATAAATGTcatgaacaaataaatattaatattctTAAAACGTACTTTTTCGTAGTCGTACGTTTCCCGTTTACAATACGAGTACTGGTAGAAACTGATTTAAAGTTGCCCATTCCTCCACCCATGCTGCCCATGTCACTGAGACCGCTCATAGAGAAGGATGTGAAGTCCGCTGCAACACattgaagaaaatataaaattggtATTTAGcaacatttaatatttatattaatacatttaatacttaTGCTGTTATATATTTTCTGTACCTCCTGCTGAAGGGAAGGAGAAAAACCTACTGGGACCCATACGGGAAGACGAGCCAAATGAAGGGAAATCatctaaaacagaaacaaaagaacgtaaataaatggaaaacttTTTTAACCAGTCTTTTATAAATAGTCAACATCAACTTGAATTGAATGTATGGCTCACCAAAGAAGTTAGCAAATGGGTCCTGGCCTCCAAAAAATTCCCTGAACACATCATCTGGATTTCGGAATGTGAAAGTGAATCCTGGGAAATCTGAGAAGTCTGCATTGGTTGACCCTgtcaaaataaatgcatgatggGGTCATCAAAATCAAACCAAATTTTAAACAATCACctaatttgtgtgtgtgcgtgttgttgggtttttttaccTGTGTGTCGCACATTGTCACTTCCATATCTGTCATAGGAATCACGTCTACTCTCTGTGTAAGGAAATAGGCATCACCCATAAGAGGAAGTTTTTTTCCATCAAAGACCAAGAAATCCAGTGGTCCTAGTTACTTACTGTCAGACAAAACTTCATATGCTTCAGCAAGCTCTTTAAACTTTTTCTCTGCTTCTTCCTTGTTGTCTGGGTTTTTGTCAGGGTGCCATCTCAGAGCCAGTTGCTTGTAACTTTCATTAAACAGAAAGCAAGAAAGACATTGGACCTTACTTGAGAAAGAAATTCAACTTGGACCTTATTTGAGATGAACATTGCACTTACGCCTTTCTAATGTCCTCCTGTGAGGCTGTTTTAGGCACTCCAAGGATTTTATAGTAATCTACCATTTtacaatgaaattaaaaaatctgtaaagaaaaaataaacataataaataaacctAGGGACACATTACACGCGAGTCATGCCTGTGTTTTATTCCAAATTGATAATTTAGGTAACCCACGTGTTCAGGTAAGAATAAATTAATGACTATTAGCTTCATTGCCCATCCCCAAACCTTAAGTCTGTTTACACCAGGCCACCATAGCCACATTGCTAGTAGCTTCCATTCCAATCTCATTAGTGGGTTGCACAGTTTGGGCCGAGGGGACTTCCAACGTGACCTAAAACAACTAAACTTAACTTTAAATGCCCCCCATGACGGTGACATGCGTTAACACGGTTATTATTACAACGTTATTCCCAGCACCCTGGCATTTGACAACTGTTAGGCTTAGTatggaaataaaatgtttttcctATAGAGATGAAACCAATGCCGAACACGTACTAACGCTAAATCAAGCTAGGGTTAGTTACACGAGAAAATGATCAATGTATAACAGAATATGCTTATCCCCAGACTCCGTGGTTTCCTAATAAGGTTAGGTTTAGctttagcagtagtagcaagtTGCGGCAGTAGCGGCAGTTGCAaccgttattttaatagatccatggtcgCAACTTGGACCTTACCGTTAGGTCTCCCGGCCAACTTTACCCCGGTGTCCGCGATAATACCTCTGAATGTCTCCAGGTCTGCGTGACGACCCGGTACTGACTTGATATGCCTCTTTGCGCCGTGAACCTACTGATATTACACAGCAATAACAACGCTCCGTTAGTCAGCTGTAGTAAACTCCACAGCTCCCAAAGGCCAAACAAGTGTTTTGGTCGTCACTCCCCCTTTGACTAACCAGTGCGTGCGTATGACGTCACAGACCAGAGAAAAAAACGAGCGTCTGGAAACTACTAGAGTGAACGAGACGGCCACGCGCGCCCCCTCCGGTCCATACAGCTGCAGCGTAACGTGCTCATTAAACTCCACTCTACAGTATGCTTGTATCATGGATTTAttatactaaataaataaataaaaaaaaagtataataaaggTCTGTGCAATCATACTTTTCTGTAAACTGCAGACAAGTAAGAACAAACATGCAGTTGTCTTTATTAATGCTCCAGTATCAATATTTAGGTCAATATTTACCGGCTTAAGTAAAGTGCTAGTCTAGTGTATGAGTTATGATAAtactataaataaaattaatccaAGTCATGAGTCTTCAatgcaaaaaacatttatttttaatttcataTCATCACAGTCCGAATGAGGCTgggaatgtgtttgtttatttgataaTTTTGGGAATGTGATGCCTAAGTACTTCAATACTCCTCgccatcttcatcatcatctgccAAGCTGTCTGTGCCCACTTCTTCATAATCCTTCTCCAGGGCAGCCATGTCCTCCCTGGCCTCTGAGAACTCACCCTCCTCCATACCCTCTCCCACATACCAGTGCACAAATGCTCTCTTGGCATACATCAGGTCAAACTTGTGGTCCAGTCTGGCCCAGGCCTCAGCGATGGCTGTGGTGTTGCTCAGCATGCACACGGCTCTCTGCACTTTGGCCAGGTCTCCACCAGGGACCACTGTTGGAGGCTGATAGTTGATGCCCACCTTGAAACCAGTTGGACACCAATCCACAAACTGGATGGAGCGCTTGGTTTTGATTGCAGCAATAGCAGAGTTGACATCTTTTGGCACAACATCACCACGGTACAGAAGACAACAAGCCATGTATTTACCATGACGAGGATCACACTTCACCATCTGATTGGCTGGCTCAAAGCAGGCATTTGTGATGTCAGCTACAGAGAGCTGCTCATGGTAAGCTTTTTCAGCAGAGATGACAGGGGCATAAGTAGCGAGAGGGAAGTGGATACGAGGATAAGGCACCAAGTTGGTCTGAAACTCAGTCAGGTCAACATTCAGGGCTCCATCAAAGCGCAAGGAGGCTGTGATAGAGGACACAATCTGACCAATCAGCCTGTTCAGATTGGTGTAGCTCGGCCTCTCAATGTCCAGGTTCCTACGGCAGATGTCATAGATGGCCTCGTTGTCCACCATAAATGCGCAATCAGAGTGCTCCAGGGTTGTGTGGGTGGTCAGGATGGAGTTATACGGCTCCACCACTGCAGTGGACACCTGAGGGGCTGGGTATACAGCAAATTCAAGCTTTGATTTCTTTCCGTAATCGACAGAGAGCCTCTCCATCAACAAAGAAGTGAAACCAGAGCCAGTTCCACCCCCAAAAGAGTGGAAGATGAGGAACCCCTGCAGACCTGTGCACTGGTCagcctgtaaaaaaaaaaaaatctttattttccctttttttaaaTGAGACGAGGTGTAATGTTCATGCATCTTATGTCCACAGAAATCACTCACCAGTTTGCGTGTTCTGTCCAAAACCAGATCAATGATCTCTTTGCCGATGGTGTAGTGTCCACGGGCGTAGTTATTGGCTGCATCCTCTTTTCCTGTGATCAGCTGCTCAGGATGAAACAACTGCCGGTAGGTTCCTGTACGTACTTCATCTACAACAAAGAGTTTGTAATTAAAACTCTACAATAGTAGACAGTCTGAATATTTGTATATCACTGTTTACCTATGACAGTgggctccagatccacaaagatGGCTCTTGGGACATGTTTTCCTGCTCCAGTTTCACTGAAGAAAGTGTTGAAGGAGTCGTCACCTCCTCCAATAGTTTTATCAGAGGGCATCTCACCATCAGGCTGAATTCCATGCTCCAGACAGTACAGCTCCCAGCAGGCATTGCCCATCTGGGCTCCGGCTTGGCCGACGTGCATAGAGATACACTCACGCTGTAAAAGAAAGGATTCACATCAAAAAGGTAAGGAACTTGTCTTGTAACTGTGTAATGGAAAGGTTTATCTTGGGTTTCTAAAAGAACAGAAATGCTCCTACAATAGACCATAACATGTTTATACTGTAACATTATTGTTCTTATTGTGTCcaaaagaattttttttttctctaaagtATGGGACAGGAAGGCTGTGACAGAAAAAATGGAAACACCCTCCCCACCCACTTTCCTCTGTGTACCTcctactcccctctctccaccccttgTAGGCAACTCCTGTTCCTGCCCAATCCAGCTGCGTAGAGCTGTGTAACACTCATGACcgccttcctcctccctcttcttcaaatctctcaaatgaaaaactcCCAACAActgcaaaatggccgccatctaACTCAAACGGTGTGGCCCATGAccactcctcttttctcttattTCTGTCCATCCCCCACTGCCACGATGACCCAGTTTATTCCTTTTACAGTAATGGTACAATCATCAATAGTTAGAATTAAATGCCATTACTGCACCATAAAAGTTTTTCATAATCTTTACACGTTTACTCTGCCCCCCAAAAAATTGCAGAGACTCAAGGCCCACCTTAGCAAGAGCCTGTATATGACCTATACTCTGTAAAGAACTTTAATTCATTGGTATTTTTGTTTCTCAATTCCCTTTCAACATGTTCAGTACAATTAAGCAGTCAGACATTGGATAGATGGTTGCTTTGGTAACATTTTTCTCACCCTAAAACTCATCTAATGCCAAATAGCAGAGAAAAGGAAACTgtaagaacaacaacaaaaaagaaatctaTAATCCATGCCCGGCATTATTACTCACCATTTTGTTTGCTTGTCCTTTAACTGACGTTTATGAATCAGAAACAAGGCAGAAGTGTGGAGGAGAGGCAGGGCTAGAGCTTATATACACAAGGATGTGGAGGGGGCAGGCAGGAAACCGCAGTAAGTCGCTCGTAAGCAACTGCAGAAGTcagtggtgaaaaaaaaaaaaaatcattggcGGGAGAGTATAGCAGTTTGAAAAAAGAGGGAAGTCCCTACAGTGTTATCAGGCTTCACTGTTATCTGCTTTGTCACTTATGGCCTGAAGTCAATGTTTGACTTTCAACTATCAGAAATGGACTAGCAGGTTTGTCAACCTCTTTgcttagtttgtttttctcatataacaatattaaacactttagataaaacaaaaaaatatgcagTACATACACTCTTTATCAGATGTCTATTTTAACAGGTTTAATTAGTTTAAACCTATCCCACATTATATATTATCAAAtggtaacaaaacaaacaattaacAATCAGTTATTGTACTTCTTTATTCTTAGTGTTTACATAAATGCACTTGAAAATGGTTAGGCGCATGGATATATAGAGCAAACATAAAGTAATGATTAACTTTTccaggaaaaaaacacacagctgcACAAAACTAACAAACCTTCATTTTACTTCCAAACTTTTAAAAAGCCCATCCCAGACATATGAATAGTGGGTGACTGGGATCTCATTGTTGCTGTAAGCCACTGTATGCGGCTTTGCTCAAACAACACTGGCCAGTCTTTTGGTCATTCCTCTCCCGCTCACAAAGTCACAGCTGAATGGCACATAGAAACTGACATAGGAGCCCTTTCATAACTGGCATTCCACATGGGAGAGGATATAGTGTGGGGGAGGTGTACAAAAGACAGGGGTAGGACTAGAGTATCAGACACACATACCCCACTGTATAGACTAGTCTAGTGTGACGCACCAAGATTGGTTTTACCATATGGCTTTTGAAGAATTAGCTCACTGCTAATAGTATTATTCTTAGTTACCATATTTTAGAAGACACAAACAGTCTAAAGTAGTATATGCTCTGTTTCTGCAAGCAGTAAAGTAAATATTGCCCTAGGATCTACATGTGCATTAGGTTCAGGATATGCACTTCCT
This region includes:
- the dnajb2 gene encoding dnaJ homolog subfamily B member 2 isoform X2; this translates as MVDYYKILGVPKTASQEDIRKAYKQLALRWHPDKNPDNKEEAEKKFKELAEAYEVLSDKSRRDSYDRYGSDNVRHTGSTNADFSDFPGFTFTFRNPDDVFREFFGGQDPFANFFDDFPSFGSSSRMGPSRFFSFPSAGADFTSFSMSGLSDMGSMGGGMGNFKSVSTSTRIVNGKRTTTKKIKENGQERVEIEEDGVLKSVIINGVEDEMALALELSKREGHPQNPQIQQRPSNFSERSQGSHPSATTNRSFSSGAYFNYSDRVRDGLDDEDDEDLQMAMAYSLSEMDAQQRANVTDFLSESDFEAFTS
- the LOC117389879 gene encoding tubulin alpha chain isoform X2; its protein translation is MRECISMHVGQAGAQMGNACWELYCLEHGIQPDGEMPSDKTIGGGDDSFNTFFSETGAGKHVPRAIFVDLEPTVIDEVRTGTYRQLFHPEQLITGKEDAANNYARGHYTIGKEIIDLVLDRTRKLADQCTGLQGFLIFHSFGGGTGSGFTSLLMERLSVDYGKKSKLEFAVYPAPQVSTAVVEPYNSILTTHTTLEHSDCAFMVDNEAIYDICRRNLDIERPSYTNLNRLIGQIVSSITASLRFDGALNVDLTEFQTNLVPYPRIHFPLATYAPVISAEKAYHEQLSVADITNACFEPANQMVKCDPRHGKYMACCLLYRGDVVPKDVNSAIAAIKTKRSIQFVDWCPTGFKVGINYQPPTVVPGGDLAKVQRAVCMLSNTTAIAEAWARLDHKFDLMYAKRAFVHWYVGEGMEEGEFSEAREDMAALEKDYEEVGTDSLADDDEDGEEY
- the LOC117389879 gene encoding tubulin alpha chain isoform X1 codes for the protein MRECISMHVGQAGAQMGNACWELYCLEHGIQPDGEMPSDKTIGGGDDSFNTFFSETGAGKHVPRAIFVDLEPTVIDEVRTGTYRQLFHPEQLITGKEDAANNYARGHYTIGKEIIDLVLDRTRKLVSDFCGHKMHEHYTSSHLKKGKIKIFFFLQADQCTGLQGFLIFHSFGGGTGSGFTSLLMERLSVDYGKKSKLEFAVYPAPQVSTAVVEPYNSILTTHTTLEHSDCAFMVDNEAIYDICRRNLDIERPSYTNLNRLIGQIVSSITASLRFDGALNVDLTEFQTNLVPYPRIHFPLATYAPVISAEKAYHEQLSVADITNACFEPANQMVKCDPRHGKYMACCLLYRGDVVPKDVNSAIAAIKTKRSIQFVDWCPTGFKVGINYQPPTVVPGGDLAKVQRAVCMLSNTTAIAEAWARLDHKFDLMYAKRAFVHWYVGEGMEEGEFSEAREDMAALEKDYEEVGTDSLADDDEDGEEY
- the dnajb2 gene encoding dnaJ homolog subfamily B member 2 isoform X1; its protein translation is MVDYYKILGVPKTASQEDIRKAYKQLALRWHPDKNPDNKEEAEKKFKELAEAYEVLSDKSRRDSYDRYGSDNVRHTGSTNADFSDFPGFTFTFRNPDDVFREFFGGQDPFANFFDDFPSFGSSSRMGPSRFFSFPSAGADFTSFSMSGLSDMGSMGGGMGNFKSVSTSTRIVNGKRTTTKKIKENGQERVEIEEDGVLKSVIINGVEDEMALALELSKREGHPQNPQIQQRPSNFSERSQGSHPSATTNRSFSSGAYFNYSDRVRDGLDDEDDEDLQMAMAYSLSEMDAQQRANVTDFLSGAGGGVKVKVDKRVKNAVTVDIVNNDVITVKKEHSMTFPPESPERSGSSSNTTSNVTSPSHDSATENDITQKNTEHSSLRKKNKCGCVVC
- the LOC117389879 gene encoding tubulin alpha chain isoform X3; the encoded protein is MRECISVHVGQAGAQIGNACWELYCLEHGIQPDGQMPSDKTIGGGDDSFNTFFSETGAGKHVPRAIFVDLEPTVIDEIRTGTYRQLFHPEQLITGKEDAANNYARGHYTIGKEIIDVVLDRTRKLADQCTGLQGFLIFHSFGGGTGSGFTSLLMERLSVDYGKKSKLEFAVYPAPQVSTAVVEPYNSILTTHTTLEHSDCAFMVDNEAIYDICRRNLDIERPSYTNLNRLIGQIVSSITASLRFDGALNVDLTEFQTNLVPYPRIHFPLATYAPVISAEKAYHEQLSVADITNACFEPANQMVKCDPRHGKYMACCLLYRGDVVPKDVNSAIAAIKTKRSIQFVDWCPTGFKVGINYQPPTVVPGGDLAKVQRAVCMLSNTTAIAEAWARLDHKFDLMYAKRAFVHWYVGEGMEEGEFSEAREDMAALEKDYEEVGTDSLADDDEDGEEY